Genomic window (Oceanidesulfovibrio indonesiensis):
GCTTTCTGAACATGCTCGATGCGGCGCGCAATGCCGGGTGCGCCCGCTTCGTCTACGCCTGTTCCAGCTCCACGTATGGCGATTCCCCCAAGCTGCCCAAGGTGGAGGACGAGATAGGCGAGCCACTTTCGCCCTACGCTGTCACAAAATATGTGGACGAGCTATACGGTCGCGTGTTTACACGCTGTTACGGCATGTCCACGGTAGGGTTGCGGTACTTCAACGTCTTCGGGCCCAGGCAGGATCCGGAAGGTGCTTACGCCGCGGTTATACCAAAGTGGTTTGACGCGTTGATGAAAGGCGAGCCCGCCTATATCAACGGCGATGGCGAGACGAGCCGCGACTTCTCATATGTTTCCAACGTGGTGCGCGCAAATCTGCTGGCCGCCGCTACGCCGGATACCGACGAGCAGATGGTGAGCGGTTCCATCCTGAACATTGCGTGCGGTGAGCGGACA
Coding sequences:
- a CDS encoding NAD-dependent epimerase/dehydratase family protein, which translates into the protein FLNMLDAARNAGCARFVYACSSSTYGDSPKLPKVEDEIGEPLSPYAVTKYVDELYGRVFTRCYGMSTVGLRYFNVFGPRQDPEGAYAAVIPKWFDALMKGEPAYINGDGETSRDFSYVSNVVRANLLAAATPDTDEQMVSGSILNIACGERTTLNELFALVREQVASIRPEAAAQEPVHRDFRPGDVRHSLADITKISTMLKYEPVEMLREGLALATPWYAEFLG